The following proteins are encoded in a genomic region of Odontesthes bonariensis isolate fOdoBon6 chromosome 19, fOdoBon6.hap1, whole genome shotgun sequence:
- the LOC142369251 gene encoding GTPase IMAP family member 7-like isoform X2 — protein MADLRIVLLGKTGVGKSRLAETIFGEKVFQIGGTANSETSECQSATREVNGRNITLIDTPGFFDNRKNEEDLKPEIAKCITECPPGPHAFLIILKVEKFTEHEKEVVSKMKQTFSEEAFKYAVVVFTHGDQLTEGMAIKEFVRGNEDLRDLLEKCGGRCHVVDNKYWNNQQHEYRNNQIQVGNLLNTITEMVKTNNGGFYTNEMLQAVSRLIQEEERRIQSSSGHVSQEDIKSRAKKNVLNFLKKAAGITTGTLLGALLGVPVMVAAVVLALKAMGTAGAVAVVRAAGGTAAAGIAAGIVAGAAAIGGAAAGGYTGYCEADKSDSVVEAVMNTAKAVGKPIKKVLNIKENQVIYTKSKLN, from the exons ATGGCGG ACCTAAGGATCGTTCTACTTGGGAAAACTGGAGTTGGGAAAAGCCGCCTGGCTGAAACCATATTTGGAGAGAAAGTGTTTCAGATAGGTGGCACTGCAAACTCTGAAACAAGTGAATGTCAGAGTGCAACCAGAGAGGTTAATGGAAGAAACATCACATTGATCGACACTCCTGGATTCTTTGACAATCGCAAGAATGAAGAGGACCTGAAACCTGAGATAGCAAAGTGCATCACCGAGTGCCCCCCTGGCCCTCATGCTTTTCTCATTATACTTAAAGTGGAGAAATTTACAGAGCACGAGAAAGAGGTTGTCTCTAAaatgaaacaaactttttctGAGGAAGCTTTCAAATATGCTGTGGTCGTCTTCACTCACGGTGATCAGCTCACCGAAGGGATGGCGATTAAAGAGTTTGTGAGAGGAAATGAGGATCTGCGTGATCTCCTGGAGAAATGTGGAGGCCGCTGCCATGTGGTTGACAACAAATACTGGAACAACCAGCAGCATGAATACAGAAACAACCAGATCCAGGTGGGAAATCTGCTCAACACAATAACAGAGATGGTGAAGACAAACAATGGAGGTTTCTACACCAATGAAATGCTACAAGCAGTGAGCAGACTAATTCAAGAGGAGGAAAGACGCATTCAGTCATCATCAGGACATGTGTCACAGGAAGACATTAAGAGTCGGGCAAagaaaaatgtcttaaattttcTCAAGAAAGCTGCAGGTATTACAACAGGAACGTTGTTAGGAGCTCTGCTCGGTGTGCCTGTGATGGTTGCTGCAGTTGTCCTGGCATTGAAAGCAATGGGAACAGCTGGAGCAGTGGCAGTGGTAAGGGCAGCTGGAGGAACTGCAGCAGCAGGTATAGCAGCTGGTATAGTAGCAGGAGCTGCTGCtattggaggagcagcagctggaggttATACTGGGTATTGTGAAGCTGATAAATCAGACTCGGTTGTAGAGGCGGTAATGAACACAGCTAAGGCTGTTGGTAAGCCGATTAAAAAAGTGTTAAATATAAAGGAAAATCAAGTCATATATACCAAATCAAAGTTAAACTAG
- the LOC142369251 gene encoding GTPase IMAP family member 7-like isoform X1, which produces MAADLRIVLLGKTGVGKSRLAETIFGEKVFQIGGTANSETSECQSATREVNGRNITLIDTPGFFDNRKNEEDLKPEIAKCITECPPGPHAFLIILKVEKFTEHEKEVVSKMKQTFSEEAFKYAVVVFTHGDQLTEGMAIKEFVRGNEDLRDLLEKCGGRCHVVDNKYWNNQQHEYRNNQIQVGNLLNTITEMVKTNNGGFYTNEMLQAVSRLIQEEERRIQSSSGHVSQEDIKSRAKKNVLNFLKKAAGITTGTLLGALLGVPVMVAAVVLALKAMGTAGAVAVVRAAGGTAAAGIAAGIVAGAAAIGGAAAGGYTGYCEADKSDSVVEAVMNTAKAVGKPIKKVLNIKENQVIYTKSKLN; this is translated from the exons ATGGCGG CAGACCTAAGGATCGTTCTACTTGGGAAAACTGGAGTTGGGAAAAGCCGCCTGGCTGAAACCATATTTGGAGAGAAAGTGTTTCAGATAGGTGGCACTGCAAACTCTGAAACAAGTGAATGTCAGAGTGCAACCAGAGAGGTTAATGGAAGAAACATCACATTGATCGACACTCCTGGATTCTTTGACAATCGCAAGAATGAAGAGGACCTGAAACCTGAGATAGCAAAGTGCATCACCGAGTGCCCCCCTGGCCCTCATGCTTTTCTCATTATACTTAAAGTGGAGAAATTTACAGAGCACGAGAAAGAGGTTGTCTCTAAaatgaaacaaactttttctGAGGAAGCTTTCAAATATGCTGTGGTCGTCTTCACTCACGGTGATCAGCTCACCGAAGGGATGGCGATTAAAGAGTTTGTGAGAGGAAATGAGGATCTGCGTGATCTCCTGGAGAAATGTGGAGGCCGCTGCCATGTGGTTGACAACAAATACTGGAACAACCAGCAGCATGAATACAGAAACAACCAGATCCAGGTGGGAAATCTGCTCAACACAATAACAGAGATGGTGAAGACAAACAATGGAGGTTTCTACACCAATGAAATGCTACAAGCAGTGAGCAGACTAATTCAAGAGGAGGAAAGACGCATTCAGTCATCATCAGGACATGTGTCACAGGAAGACATTAAGAGTCGGGCAAagaaaaatgtcttaaattttcTCAAGAAAGCTGCAGGTATTACAACAGGAACGTTGTTAGGAGCTCTGCTCGGTGTGCCTGTGATGGTTGCTGCAGTTGTCCTGGCATTGAAAGCAATGGGAACAGCTGGAGCAGTGGCAGTGGTAAGGGCAGCTGGAGGAACTGCAGCAGCAGGTATAGCAGCTGGTATAGTAGCAGGAGCTGCTGCtattggaggagcagcagctggaggttATACTGGGTATTGTGAAGCTGATAAATCAGACTCGGTTGTAGAGGCGGTAATGAACACAGCTAAGGCTGTTGGTAAGCCGATTAAAAAAGTGTTAAATATAAAGGAAAATCAAGTCATATATACCAAATCAAAGTTAAACTAG